A region of Lycium barbarum isolate Lr01 chromosome 3, ASM1917538v2, whole genome shotgun sequence DNA encodes the following proteins:
- the LOC132632554 gene encoding peptide methionine sulfoxide reductase, translating into MAEGNSSKSTNPAIDPDQDNPDQSGLELAQFAAGCFWGVELAFQRVEGVVKTEVGYSQGNVHNPNYRLICTGTTEHAEVIRIQFDPNVCPYSNLLSLFWSRHDPTTLNRQGNDVGRQYRSGIYYYNDAQAQLARESLEAKQKEFTDKKIVTEILPAKRFYRAEEYHQQYLEKGGGRGACQSAAKGCNDPIRCYG; encoded by the exons ATGGCTGAGGGTAACAGCAGCAAGTCAACTAACCCAGCAATAGATCCGGATCAGGATAACCCGGATCAATCGGGTCTGGAGCTTGCCCAGTTTGCAGCGGGTTGTTTCTGGGGAGTGGAATTGGCTTTTCAAAGGGTTGAAGGAGTAGTGAAGACTGAGGTTGGGTACTCTCAGGGAAATGTACACAACCCGAATTACAGGCTGATTTGCACCGGAACCACCGAACATGCGGAGGTGATTCGGATCCAGTTTGACCCGAATGTGTGCCCGTATTCCAATCTTCTTTCTCTATTTTGGAGTCGCCATGACCCCACCACTCTAAATCGCCAG GGTAACGATGTGGGAAGGCAATACCGCTCAGGAATATACTACTATAATGATGCTCAGGCTCAACTGGCAAGGGAATCGTTGGAAGCTAAGCAGAAGGAATTTACGGATAAGAAGATTGTCACGGAAATTCTTCCTGCTAAGAGATTTTATAGAGCTGAAGAGTATCACCAGCAATATTTAGAGAAGGGTGGGGGCAGAGGTGCCTGTCAGTCGGCTGCAAAAGGCTGCAATGACCCAATAAGGTGCTATGGTTGA
- the LOC132632552 gene encoding vignain-like, whose amino-acid sequence MKLFLVLFSLALLLRLGESFDFHEKELETEEKFWELYERWRSHHTVSRSLDEKHKRFNVFKANVRYVHNFNKKDKPYKLKLNKFADMTNHEFRHHYAGSKIKHHRTLFGASRANGTFMYANEDNVPPSVDWRKKGAVTPVKNQGHCGSCWAFSTVVAVEGINQIKTKELVSLSEQELVDCDTTQNQGCNGGLMDMAFEFIKKKGGINTEKNYPYMAEDGKCDIQKRNSPVVSIDGHEDVPQNDEEALLKAVANQPVSVAIQASGSDFQFYSEGVFTGECGTELDHGVAIVGYGTTLDGTKYWIVKNSWGPEWGEKGYIRMQREVDAKEGLCGIAMQPSYPIKTSSTNPTGSPATTPKDEL is encoded by the exons ATGAAGTTATTTCTAGTCCTTTTCTCTTTAGCTTTGTTACTTAGGCTCGGGGAGAGTTTCGATTTCCACGAGAAGGAGTTGGAGACTGAGGAAAAATTCTGGGAGTTGTATGAGAGATGGAGAAGCCATCACACTGTGTCGAGGAGTCTTGACGAGAAGCACAAGAGGTTCAATGTGTTTAAGGCCAATGTACGCTATGTTCATAACTTCAACAAGAAGGATAAGCCTTATAAGCTGAAACTGAACAAGTTTGCAGACATGACTAACCATGAATTCAGACACCATTATGCTGGTTCCAAGATCAAGCATCATCGTactctttttggagcctcgcgAGCAAATGGAACTTTCATGTACGCTAACGAGGATAATGTCCCTCCCTCTGTTGACTGGAGAAAGAAAGGTGCTGTTACTCCTGTCAAAAACCAAGGCCACTGTG GAAGTTGCTGGGCATTTTCAACTGTGGTGGCAGTAGAGGGGATAAACCAAATCAAAACAAAGGAGTTAGTATCTTTATCAGAGCAAGAACTTGTTGACTGTGACACTACACAAAACCAAGGATGCAATGGAGGGTTGATGGACATGGCATTTGAGTTCATCAAGAAGAAGGGAGGCATCAATACAGAGAAGAACTATCCTTACATGGCTGAAGATGGCAAGTGTGACATTCAAAAG AGGAATTCTCCGGTGGTATCAATTGACGGACACGAGGATGTTCCTCAAAATGATGAGGAAGCACTGCTTAAAGCAGTAGCCAACCAGCCTGTTTCTGTAGCTATACAAGCTTCAGGTTCTGACTTCCAGTTCTACTCAGAG GGTGTATTCACTGGAGAATGTGGTACTGAGCTGGACCATGGAGTCGCAATTGTGGGCTATGGTACAACCCTCGATGGAACCAAATACTGGATCGTGAAGAATTCGTGGGGACCTGAATGGGGAGAAAAGGGATACATTAGGATGCAGCGCGAGGTTGATGCTAAAGAGGGGTTGTGTGGTATAGCAATGCAACCATCCTACCCCATCAAGACTTCATCAACCAACCCCACAGGATCTCCTGCAACCACACCTAAGGATGAACTCTAA
- the LOC132632551 gene encoding autophagy-related protein 16 isoform X2 yields the protein MSYEEVGIEAIKHAIKALRKRHLVEEGAHAPALAALNRPLVLQGSEWKEKAENLETELQQCYKAQSRLSEQLVVEVAESRVSKSLVQEKETVITDLQNELNQARDECSHLTELLEEKTKALELLMGEHQDLKAQLEAMTLRANNAEAENKTLVDRWMLQKMQESERLNEANALYEDMLDKVKAASIEKLARQQVDGVVRQSEDGAEFYVESSNPSTCKQRIPAHDGGCASILFEYNSSKLISGGQDRAIKMWDTTSGSLTNSLYGCLGSVLDLSITHDNKFIIAASSSNNLYVWDANSGRIRHTLTGHIDKVCAVDVSKFSSRYVVSAAYDRTIKVWDLQKGYCTNTIIFHSNCNSLSFSMDGLTICSGHVDGNLRLWDIQTGKLLSEVAAHSQAVTSVSLSRNGNMILTSGRDNLHNLFDIRTLEICGTFRANANRVASNWSRSCISADDSYVTAGSADGSVHIWSVSNAKMVSTLKEHTSSVLCCSWSSLGKPLATSDKSGVICIWS from the exons AT GTCATATGAAGAAGTTGGAATAGAAGCAATAAAGCATGCTATAAAGGCGTTAAGAAAGCGGCATTTAGTAGAAGAAGGGGCTCATGCCCCTGCCCTGGCTGCCCTCAATAGGCCTCTTGTTTTGCAG GGTTCAGAGTGGAAAGAGAAAGCTGAAAATCTTGAGACGGAACTTCAGCAATGTTACAAAGCTCAATCACGACTGTCGGAGCAGCTTGTGGTGGAAGTAGCTGAATCCAGGGTGTCAAAATCTTTAGTTCAAGAGAAGGAAACTGTCATTACTGACCTTCAAAACGAGCTAAATCAAGCAAG GGATGAATGCTCACATTTAACTGAACTTCTTGAGGAAAAGACTAAAGCTTTGGAATTGCTTATGGGTGAGCACCAGGACCTTAAAGCACAACTTGAAGCAATGACTCTGAGAGCAAACAATGCTGAGGCAGAAAATAAAACGTTGGTTGACCGATGGATGCTGCAGAAGATGCAGGAATCTGAACGCCTTAATGAG GCTAATGCTCTCTATGAAGATATGCTTGACAAGGTCAAGGCTGCCAGTATAGAGAAACTTGCTCGTCAACAAGTGGACGGTGTGGTCCGCCAAAGTGAAGATGGTGCAGAATTTTATGTAGAGTCTTCCAATCCTAGTACATGCAAGCAGAGGATCCCCGCCCATGATGGTGGATGTGCCTCGATTCTTTTTGAGTATAACTCAAGTAAATTGATAAGCGGTGGGCAGGACCGGGCAATTAAAATGTGGGATACTACAAGTGGATCATTAACCAACAGTCTTTATGGTTGTCTGGGCTCAGTCCTTGATCTTTCCATTACACATGATAACAAATTCATCATAGCAGCAAGTAGTTCAAATAACTTGTATGTGTGGGATGCAAATTCAGGCAGGATACGTCATACTCTTACTGGGCACATAGACAAAGTTTGTGCAGTAGATGTTAGCAAATTTTCAAGCCGCTATGTGGTGAGTGCTGCATATGATCGCACTATAAAAGTTTGGGATTTGCAGAAGGGTTACTGCACCAACACTATTATCTTTCACAGTAACTGTAACAGCCTGTCGTTTAGCATGGATGGACTGACTATCTGTTCCGGTCATGTCGATGGTAATCTTAGATTATGGGATATTCAAACAGGCAAGCTTCTGAGTGAAGTTGCTGCACATTCACAAGCTGTTACATCAGTTTCGCTCTCTCGAAATGGAAACATGATATTAACCAGTGGGAGAGACAACTTGCACAATCTATTTGATATTCGTACCCTTGAAATTTGTGGCACTTTCAGAGCAAATGCAAACCGAGTTGCATCAAATTGGAGCAGGTCCTGTATCAGTGCAGATGATAGTTATGTTACAGCTGGTTCTGCTGATGGATCTGTTCATATTTGGTCAGTATCAAATGCTAAAATGGTAAGCACATTGAAAGAACACACATCGTCTGTACTTTGTTGTTCATGGAGCAGTCTTGGTAAACCTCTGGCTACCTCAGATAAGAGTGGAGTCATATGTATTTGGTCATGA
- the LOC132632551 gene encoding autophagy-related protein 16 isoform X1, with amino-acid sequence MFSPLLLYLLPSFYCSSQAACLYALLEMPLLLLLHLLYLIFVLGLATCWSVLLLIKSSNHKIPLLLKSWTRTLLGSEWKEKAENLETELQQCYKAQSRLSEQLVVEVAESRVSKSLVQEKETVITDLQNELNQARDECSHLTELLEEKTKALELLMGEHQDLKAQLEAMTLRANNAEAENKTLVDRWMLQKMQESERLNEANALYEDMLDKVKAASIEKLARQQVDGVVRQSEDGAEFYVESSNPSTCKQRIPAHDGGCASILFEYNSSKLISGGQDRAIKMWDTTSGSLTNSLYGCLGSVLDLSITHDNKFIIAASSSNNLYVWDANSGRIRHTLTGHIDKVCAVDVSKFSSRYVVSAAYDRTIKVWDLQKGYCTNTIIFHSNCNSLSFSMDGLTICSGHVDGNLRLWDIQTGKLLSEVAAHSQAVTSVSLSRNGNMILTSGRDNLHNLFDIRTLEICGTFRANANRVASNWSRSCISADDSYVTAGSADGSVHIWSVSNAKMVSTLKEHTSSVLCCSWSSLGKPLATSDKSGVICIWS; translated from the exons ATGTTTTCCCCTTTGCTACTTTATCTCCTTCCATCCTTTTATTGTTCTTCGCAGGCTGCTTGCCTTTATGCTTTGCTTGAAATGCCACTTCTGCTACTTCTTCATCTCTTATACTTGATCTTTGTTCTTGGGCTTGCAACTTGTTGGTCAGTTCTGCTACTGATAAAGTCTTCAAATCACAAGATTCCTTTATTGCTGAAATCTTGGACTCGAACCTTGCTg GGTTCAGAGTGGAAAGAGAAAGCTGAAAATCTTGAGACGGAACTTCAGCAATGTTACAAAGCTCAATCACGACTGTCGGAGCAGCTTGTGGTGGAAGTAGCTGAATCCAGGGTGTCAAAATCTTTAGTTCAAGAGAAGGAAACTGTCATTACTGACCTTCAAAACGAGCTAAATCAAGCAAG GGATGAATGCTCACATTTAACTGAACTTCTTGAGGAAAAGACTAAAGCTTTGGAATTGCTTATGGGTGAGCACCAGGACCTTAAAGCACAACTTGAAGCAATGACTCTGAGAGCAAACAATGCTGAGGCAGAAAATAAAACGTTGGTTGACCGATGGATGCTGCAGAAGATGCAGGAATCTGAACGCCTTAATGAG GCTAATGCTCTCTATGAAGATATGCTTGACAAGGTCAAGGCTGCCAGTATAGAGAAACTTGCTCGTCAACAAGTGGACGGTGTGGTCCGCCAAAGTGAAGATGGTGCAGAATTTTATGTAGAGTCTTCCAATCCTAGTACATGCAAGCAGAGGATCCCCGCCCATGATGGTGGATGTGCCTCGATTCTTTTTGAGTATAACTCAAGTAAATTGATAAGCGGTGGGCAGGACCGGGCAATTAAAATGTGGGATACTACAAGTGGATCATTAACCAACAGTCTTTATGGTTGTCTGGGCTCAGTCCTTGATCTTTCCATTACACATGATAACAAATTCATCATAGCAGCAAGTAGTTCAAATAACTTGTATGTGTGGGATGCAAATTCAGGCAGGATACGTCATACTCTTACTGGGCACATAGACAAAGTTTGTGCAGTAGATGTTAGCAAATTTTCAAGCCGCTATGTGGTGAGTGCTGCATATGATCGCACTATAAAAGTTTGGGATTTGCAGAAGGGTTACTGCACCAACACTATTATCTTTCACAGTAACTGTAACAGCCTGTCGTTTAGCATGGATGGACTGACTATCTGTTCCGGTCATGTCGATGGTAATCTTAGATTATGGGATATTCAAACAGGCAAGCTTCTGAGTGAAGTTGCTGCACATTCACAAGCTGTTACATCAGTTTCGCTCTCTCGAAATGGAAACATGATATTAACCAGTGGGAGAGACAACTTGCACAATCTATTTGATATTCGTACCCTTGAAATTTGTGGCACTTTCAGAGCAAATGCAAACCGAGTTGCATCAAATTGGAGCAGGTCCTGTATCAGTGCAGATGATAGTTATGTTACAGCTGGTTCTGCTGATGGATCTGTTCATATTTGGTCAGTATCAAATGCTAAAATGGTAAGCACATTGAAAGAACACACATCGTCTGTACTTTGTTGTTCATGGAGCAGTCTTGGTAAACCTCTGGCTACCTCAGATAAGAGTGGAGTCATATGTATTTGGTCATGA